A stretch of Myxococcus hansupus DNA encodes these proteins:
- a CDS encoding lysoplasmalogenase: MRGASGGGTKLLAGVGVAAAVGYLLALDGAGQDVRVVTKALPMLCLLAWQWPAKGRYARWIFAGLALSLLGDVLLDLGPGLFLPGLGAFLLAHVSYAVAYVSQTRRPCWGRALPFGLLAVGASVLLRPFLGDLTLPVIAYVIVICTMTWRASALWGSPALGRRAQRFALAGALMFAVSDGVLAIRLFVSPLPGSNYAVMLLYWSAQFCIAASVHAAGTVDRTASQSVALQRS, from the coding sequence ATGCGCGGCGCGTCTGGCGGTGGAACGAAGCTTCTCGCGGGGGTCGGGGTCGCGGCGGCGGTGGGCTACCTGCTGGCGTTGGATGGGGCCGGCCAGGACGTCCGGGTGGTCACCAAGGCTTTGCCCATGCTCTGCCTGCTCGCGTGGCAGTGGCCCGCGAAGGGACGTTACGCGCGGTGGATTTTCGCGGGACTGGCGCTGTCGCTGCTGGGGGACGTCCTGCTGGATTTGGGGCCGGGGCTGTTCCTTCCGGGCCTGGGCGCGTTCCTGCTGGCCCACGTGAGTTACGCCGTCGCGTACGTCTCCCAGACGCGTCGGCCGTGCTGGGGACGGGCGCTCCCCTTCGGACTCCTGGCCGTGGGAGCCAGCGTGCTGCTGAGGCCCTTCCTGGGGGACCTGACGCTCCCGGTGATTGCCTATGTCATCGTCATCTGCACGATGACGTGGCGCGCGTCGGCCCTGTGGGGGAGCCCGGCGTTGGGGCGGCGGGCCCAGCGCTTCGCGCTCGCGGGGGCGTTGATGTTCGCCGTCAGTGATGGCGTGTTGGCCATCCGGCTCTTCGTGAGCCCGCTGCCGGGGTCGAACTACGCCGTCATGCTGCTGTACTGGAGCGCGCAGTTTTGCATCGCCGCCTCGGTTCATGCGGCGGGAACTGTTGACCGCACGGCGTCTCAATCCGTCGCGCTACAGCGCTCGTGA
- a CDS encoding LytR/AlgR family response regulator transcription factor: MTSPLRALLVDDERLARVELRELLAPHPQVQVVGEADGVAAALAQIEALRPSLLFLDVQMPGEGGFELLAQLRECPFDVVFVTAYDAHALRAFEVNALDYLLKPVHPERLARTLARLTVREQGTPEPTQGPVRQKLVEGDMLFLENGARSRFVRVDQIVCLCGAGDYAEVVTADGVRTLSPRPLKEWEQRLPARTFARIHRSALVNLTYVERVDRGLGGGGEVIVRGVPEPLPLSRGHASALRERFG; this comes from the coding sequence ATGACGTCGCCGCTGCGCGCCTTGCTGGTCGATGACGAAAGGCTGGCCCGGGTGGAGCTGCGCGAGCTGTTGGCGCCCCATCCCCAGGTGCAGGTCGTGGGCGAGGCGGATGGCGTGGCCGCCGCGCTCGCGCAAATCGAAGCCCTGCGCCCCTCGCTCCTGTTCCTGGACGTGCAGATGCCAGGGGAGGGGGGCTTCGAGCTGTTGGCCCAGCTCCGCGAGTGCCCTTTCGATGTCGTCTTCGTGACGGCCTACGACGCCCATGCGCTGCGCGCCTTCGAGGTCAACGCGCTGGACTACCTGTTGAAGCCGGTGCATCCAGAGCGGCTCGCGCGCACGCTGGCGAGGCTCACGGTCCGGGAGCAGGGAACGCCCGAGCCCACGCAGGGGCCGGTCCGACAGAAACTCGTCGAAGGGGACATGCTCTTCCTGGAGAACGGCGCGCGCTCCCGCTTCGTTCGGGTGGACCAGATTGTCTGTCTGTGTGGCGCAGGGGATTACGCGGAGGTCGTCACGGCGGATGGCGTGCGCACACTCTCGCCCCGGCCCTTGAAGGAGTGGGAGCAGCGGCTTCCGGCGCGCACCTTCGCGCGCATCCACCGCTCCGCCCTGGTGAACCTCACCTATGTCGAACGCGTGGACCGGGGGCTGGGCGGTGGTGGCGAGGTCATCGTTCGCGGCGTTCCGGAGCCCCTCCCGCTCAGCCGCGGCCATGCCTCGGCGCTGCGCGAGCGGTTCGGTTGA
- a CDS encoding AAC(3) family N-acetyltransferase: protein MSEVTVSRMVEQLRSLGVREGGVLVVHTSFKAVRPVEGGTLGLIRALREALGGEGTLVMPTMTDGESVFDPKRTPTEGMGITAETFWRQPGVVRSTHPGGSFAAAGPQAEVICQPQPLSPPHGPESPVGHAHALGGQVLLLGVTQGENTTLHLAEALAQVPYSVTHPSVVEVDGVVQTVDIAETDHCCRNFQLAGGWLAAQGLAREGKVGHADAWLCDARDLVRVAVERLRAEPLVFLCPPSAACEECDLARASAETPAR, encoded by the coding sequence ATGAGCGAAGTCACCGTGTCGAGGATGGTGGAGCAACTCCGAAGCCTCGGCGTGCGCGAAGGCGGCGTCCTCGTGGTGCACACCTCCTTCAAGGCGGTGCGGCCGGTCGAAGGCGGTACCCTCGGGCTGATTCGCGCCCTGCGCGAAGCGCTCGGTGGCGAGGGCACCCTGGTCATGCCCACCATGACCGACGGAGAGAGCGTGTTCGACCCCAAGCGCACGCCCACCGAGGGCATGGGCATCACCGCGGAGACGTTCTGGCGACAGCCCGGCGTCGTGCGGAGCACGCATCCCGGCGGATCCTTCGCCGCCGCGGGTCCACAGGCAGAGGTCATCTGCCAGCCACAGCCCCTGTCTCCGCCGCACGGCCCTGAAAGCCCGGTGGGCCATGCCCATGCGCTGGGCGGGCAGGTGCTGCTGCTCGGCGTGACGCAGGGCGAGAACACCACGCTCCACCTCGCGGAGGCCCTGGCGCAGGTTCCCTACTCCGTCACCCACCCCTCCGTCGTCGAGGTGGACGGCGTCGTGCAGACCGTGGACATCGCCGAGACGGACCACTGCTGCCGGAACTTCCAGCTCGCGGGCGGGTGGCTCGCCGCACAGGGGCTCGCACGTGAAGGCAAGGTGGGCCATGCGGACGCATGGCTGTGCGATGCACGCGACCTCGTGCGCGTCGCGGTGGAGCGACTCCGCGCGGAGCCGCTCGTCTTTCTTTGCCCGCCCAGCGCGGCCTGCGAGGAATGCGACCTGGCGCGGGCGAGCGCCGAGACACCCGCGCGTTAG
- a CDS encoding NAD(P)-dependent alcohol dehydrogenase, producing the protein MGLPVRAALLQSAKGPFVIDEVELEPPRAGELRVRVAASGICHTDLTYRAGAARFPFPAVLGHEGAGWVESVGEGVTDFAPGDAVVLSYFACRACSPCERGHPAYCQRGAVANLSGARPDGSLPMRWRGEPVRSSFFHQSSFATHVLAHQHNAVKVDAAAPLALFAPLGCGFQTGAGAVLEAFKVQSGQQLAVFGAGAVGLAAIMAARVAGAARIVAVDLSEARLELARELGATDTFLASEPGLIQTLLKRTRGGVDYALECVGSPTVLRQAFDVTRPLGTCGLLGLPEREGTEVSLSMLGVLSGKRLMGILEGDADPKTFIPRMIALHAEGRFPVEKLSRPYAFEAINEAVRDMESRAVIKPVLCMNGGVES; encoded by the coding sequence ATGGGTCTCCCCGTGCGTGCCGCGCTGCTGCAATCCGCGAAGGGTCCTTTCGTCATCGACGAGGTGGAACTCGAACCCCCGAGGGCCGGTGAGCTGCGGGTCCGGGTGGCGGCGAGCGGCATCTGCCACACGGACTTGACGTACCGCGCGGGCGCCGCCCGCTTCCCGTTCCCCGCCGTGCTCGGGCACGAAGGGGCCGGGTGGGTGGAGTCGGTGGGCGAGGGCGTGACGGACTTCGCGCCGGGGGACGCCGTGGTCCTCAGTTATTTCGCCTGCCGGGCCTGCAGCCCCTGCGAGCGGGGGCATCCAGCCTATTGCCAGCGCGGGGCCGTGGCGAACCTGTCGGGGGCCCGGCCCGATGGCTCTTTGCCCATGCGCTGGCGTGGGGAGCCGGTGCGCTCGAGCTTCTTCCACCAGTCCTCCTTCGCCACGCACGTCCTCGCGCACCAGCACAACGCGGTGAAGGTGGACGCCGCGGCGCCGCTGGCCCTCTTCGCGCCGCTGGGCTGCGGGTTCCAGACGGGGGCGGGCGCGGTGCTGGAGGCCTTCAAGGTTCAATCCGGCCAGCAGCTCGCGGTCTTTGGCGCGGGCGCGGTGGGGCTGGCGGCCATCATGGCGGCGCGGGTCGCGGGGGCGGCGCGCATCGTCGCGGTGGACCTCAGCGAGGCACGGCTGGAGCTCGCGCGCGAGCTGGGCGCCACGGACACCTTCCTCGCGAGCGAGCCCGGCCTCATTCAAACCCTGCTCAAGCGCACCCGGGGCGGCGTGGACTACGCGTTGGAGTGCGTGGGCTCGCCCACGGTGCTTCGTCAGGCGTTCGACGTGACGCGGCCCCTGGGGACCTGTGGGCTCCTGGGGCTGCCAGAGCGCGAGGGGACGGAGGTGTCCTTGTCGATGCTGGGGGTGCTCTCCGGGAAGCGGCTCATGGGCATCCTGGAAGGCGACGCCGACCCGAAGACCTTCATCCCCAGGATGATTGCGCTGCACGCCGAAGGGCGGTTCCCCGTGGAGAAGCTGAGCCGTCCCTACGCCTTCGAGGCCATCAACGAAGCGGTGCGCGACATGGAGTCGCGCGCGGTCATCAAACCCGTGTTGTGCATGAATGGAGGCGTTGAATCATGA
- a CDS encoding trypsin-like serine protease, with protein sequence MRSVRLMRRWSTVGAMSLLVGCGPEVVEPQDKDVTPATVEQDIIGGSNTTIEQNPWQVTLQSGTFHFCGGSILTPDWILTAAHCVVDGAPSRVLAGSADRQVAVQSRGVSRVILYPGYVDANQGKDIALLRLSSPLTLNGTTVQRIGIVSAADASSGATSAGVVAKVTGWGTTSTSSSPRILQTVDVNLVTNAYAQGQYPRETIGADQLGAASPGKDACQGDSGGPLSVVHNGAVKLAGVVSWGYGCADARYPGMYARVSEFESWIVSHVGTLPAPLPPPAGPPPATVLLEQANVTGNAGTWTNYTITVPAGATSLTVTTTGGTGDADLYVKRTSRPTTSSYDCRPYQGGNAETCTFTNPTAGTWYVSVHAYARFTGLTVKAVSQ encoded by the coding sequence ATGCGTTCAGTGCGGTTGATGCGCCGTTGGTCGACAGTCGGTGCGATGTCGTTGCTGGTCGGTTGCGGTCCGGAAGTCGTCGAGCCGCAGGACAAGGACGTGACGCCGGCCACTGTCGAGCAGGACATTATTGGTGGCTCCAACACCACCATCGAGCAGAACCCCTGGCAGGTGACGCTCCAGAGCGGCACGTTCCACTTCTGTGGTGGCTCCATCCTGACCCCGGACTGGATTCTCACCGCGGCGCACTGCGTGGTGGACGGCGCGCCGAGCCGCGTCCTGGCGGGAAGCGCCGACCGGCAGGTGGCTGTCCAGTCGCGCGGTGTTTCGCGGGTCATCCTCTATCCGGGTTATGTGGACGCGAACCAGGGAAAGGACATCGCCCTGCTGCGTCTGTCTTCGCCGCTGACCCTGAATGGCACGACCGTCCAGCGCATCGGCATCGTCTCCGCGGCGGATGCCTCGAGTGGCGCCACGAGCGCGGGCGTCGTCGCGAAGGTGACGGGCTGGGGGACGACCTCCACCTCGTCGTCGCCCAGAATCTTGCAGACGGTCGATGTCAACCTGGTCACCAACGCGTACGCACAGGGCCAGTATCCCCGTGAGACGATTGGCGCTGACCAGCTTGGCGCCGCCTCGCCTGGCAAGGACGCGTGCCAGGGCGACAGCGGTGGTCCGCTCTCCGTCGTCCACAACGGCGCCGTCAAGCTCGCGGGTGTCGTGAGCTGGGGTTACGGCTGCGCCGACGCGCGCTACCCGGGCATGTACGCGCGGGTGTCGGAGTTCGAGTCCTGGATTGTCAGCCACGTGGGGACCCTGCCGGCGCCACTGCCGCCCCCGGCGGGGCCGCCGCCGGCGACCGTCCTGCTGGAGCAGGCCAACGTGACGGGCAACGCCGGCACGTGGACCAACTACACCATCACCGTCCCGGCGGGCGCGACCTCGCTCACCGTGACGACGACCGGTGGTACGGGTGACGCGGACCTCTATGTGAAGCGGACCTCGCGGCCGACGACGTCCTCGTACGACTGCCGTCCCTACCAGGGAGGCAACGCCGAGACCTGCACCTTCACCAACCCCACGGCCGGAACCTGGTACGTGTCCGTGCACGCGTACGCGCGCTTCACGGGCCTCACCGTGAAGGCGGTCTCGCAGTAG
- a CDS encoding DinB family protein, whose protein sequence is MANPLKETLLGQLDIAWALTSYHLDGLTTEDCLRRPGRVGLHVHPGEDGLWRAEWPEHEGYDLGPASVAWLTWHLGFWWSMVHNHSFGDASLTREQVRWPGTADEVRAWVARCHADWRAEVERLGDEDLRSTERTRWPLQGKPFGDIVAWVNLELMKNASEIGYARFVLAVAPTRGTGV, encoded by the coding sequence ATGGCGAACCCTCTCAAAGAGACCCTCCTCGGACAGCTCGACATCGCGTGGGCGCTCACGAGTTACCACTTGGACGGCTTGACCACCGAGGACTGCCTGCGCCGGCCGGGGCGCGTCGGGCTGCACGTCCACCCGGGAGAGGACGGACTGTGGCGCGCGGAGTGGCCCGAGCACGAGGGGTACGACCTGGGGCCCGCAAGCGTCGCGTGGCTGACCTGGCACCTCGGCTTCTGGTGGTCCATGGTGCACAACCACTCGTTTGGAGATGCGAGCCTGACGCGCGAACAGGTGCGCTGGCCCGGCACCGCCGACGAAGTCCGGGCCTGGGTTGCGCGCTGCCACGCCGACTGGCGCGCCGAGGTGGAGCGGCTCGGTGACGAGGACCTCCGTTCAACGGAGCGGACGCGCTGGCCCCTGCAGGGCAAGCCGTTTGGCGACATCGTCGCCTGGGTCAACCTGGAGCTGATGAAGAACGCCTCGGAAATCGGCTACGCGCGCTTCGTCCTGGCCGTGGCACCTACACGTGGGACGGGTGTGTGA
- a CDS encoding DUF2652 domain-containing protein: MAIQKALLLIADIGGYTRFMSHHRFSLAHAQETVAQLLEAVIDAAGPLKLAKLEGDAAFFYAVGEDFPTLAQQVSNIRRAFLSRREQFDVDRMCKCDGCMQASALTLKFVAHTGEVAFQRVKHLTELAGVDVILVHRMLKNDVPVTEYVLMTDVVHQRLAPELRQRTLGLEHDFEGMGRTATHYLDLNAFPLAPLEAVRPNLLRKLWSKVTLEWRSLKYVLGLKEACEDFRNVEIVDAPKP, encoded by the coding sequence ATGGCGATCCAGAAGGCCCTTCTGCTCATCGCGGATATCGGCGGATACACCCGCTTCATGAGCCATCACCGCTTCAGCCTGGCGCACGCACAGGAGACGGTGGCGCAGTTGCTCGAGGCCGTCATTGACGCCGCGGGCCCGCTCAAGCTCGCCAAGCTGGAAGGCGACGCCGCGTTCTTCTATGCCGTGGGGGAGGACTTCCCCACCCTGGCCCAGCAGGTCTCGAACATCCGCCGCGCGTTCCTCTCCCGGCGCGAGCAGTTCGACGTGGACCGGATGTGCAAGTGTGACGGCTGCATGCAGGCCAGCGCGCTGACGCTCAAGTTCGTGGCCCACACGGGGGAAGTCGCCTTCCAACGGGTGAAGCACCTCACGGAGCTGGCGGGCGTGGACGTCATCCTCGTGCACCGGATGCTGAAGAACGACGTCCCCGTCACCGAGTACGTGCTGATGACCGACGTGGTGCACCAACGGCTCGCGCCGGAGCTGCGCCAGCGCACGCTGGGGCTCGAACATGACTTCGAGGGCATGGGACGGACGGCCACGCACTACCTGGACCTCAACGCCTTCCCCCTGGCGCCGCTCGAGGCCGTGCGGCCCAACCTGCTCCGCAAGCTCTGGTCCAAAGTGACGCTGGAGTGGCGCTCCCTGAAGTACGTGCTGGGCCTCAAGGAAGCGTGCGAGGACTTCCGCAACGTCGAAATCGTGGACGCCCCGAAGCCGTAG
- a CDS encoding sensor histidine kinase, whose translation MIHRRAPAPSFWALQLGGWGLYALLLIVTFMPIASAGDGELRLVLAKGSRALYGLCLTSVMRLCYRPFFPGSFRRQAMGSLLMSALFGGLWMAIAEVWASWFYAGTYHWMDHRRSFPRYALDYAVTLLGWSGLYFGIKHARAWQRERERALRADTLAQEARLASLRHQMHPHFLFNALTSVRALIGEDPVRARRMVTEMADFLRFSLQKGDAPRVPLEEELSMVRSYLAIESVRFEEKLEVSLTVMPGTERLTVPAFLIQPLVDNAVKHGLASGPLPVRVQVDVRREQDVLRIHVANSGRWAPPSRTPEPQGTGTGLRNVRERLAHLYAERADLKFEEKDGWVHITIDIPAEAWTPIITEDSHDVAAARLAGR comes from the coding sequence ATGATTCACCGGCGGGCTCCCGCTCCCTCCTTCTGGGCGCTGCAACTGGGCGGCTGGGGGCTCTATGCGCTCCTGCTCATCGTCACCTTCATGCCCATTGCCTCCGCGGGGGACGGGGAGCTGCGGCTCGTTCTGGCCAAGGGCTCGCGCGCCCTGTACGGGCTGTGCCTCACCAGTGTGATGCGGCTGTGCTACCGGCCCTTCTTTCCGGGCTCCTTCCGCCGCCAGGCCATGGGCTCGCTGCTCATGAGCGCCCTCTTCGGGGGGCTCTGGATGGCCATCGCGGAGGTCTGGGCGAGCTGGTTCTATGCGGGGACGTACCACTGGATGGACCATCGCCGGAGCTTCCCCCGCTACGCGCTCGACTACGCCGTGACGCTGCTGGGGTGGAGCGGCCTGTACTTTGGCATCAAACACGCCCGGGCCTGGCAGCGGGAGCGGGAGCGGGCGCTCCGGGCGGACACGCTCGCGCAGGAGGCGCGGCTGGCCTCCTTGCGGCACCAGATGCACCCGCACTTCCTCTTCAACGCGCTCACCTCCGTCCGGGCCCTGATTGGCGAGGACCCCGTCCGGGCGCGCCGCATGGTGACGGAGATGGCGGACTTCCTGCGCTTCTCGCTTCAAAAGGGGGACGCGCCCCGCGTGCCGCTGGAGGAGGAGCTTTCGATGGTGCGCAGCTACCTCGCCATCGAGTCGGTGCGCTTCGAGGAGAAGCTGGAGGTGTCCCTGACGGTGATGCCGGGCACCGAGCGGCTCACCGTCCCGGCGTTCCTCATCCAGCCCCTGGTGGACAACGCGGTGAAGCATGGGCTGGCCTCGGGGCCGCTGCCGGTGCGAGTCCAAGTCGACGTGCGCCGCGAACAGGACGTCCTCCGCATTCATGTCGCCAACTCGGGGCGCTGGGCACCGCCGTCGCGGACGCCGGAGCCGCAGGGGACGGGCACGGGGCTGCGCAATGTGCGCGAGCGGCTGGCGCACCTCTACGCGGAACGGGCGGACCTGAAGTTCGAGGAGAAGGACGGCTGGGTCCACATCACCATCGACATTCCCGCCGAAGCCTGGACGCCCATCATCACCGAGGATTCCCATGACGTCGCCGCTGCGCGCCTTGCTGGTCGATGA
- a CDS encoding alpha/beta fold hydrolase, with protein MADITHRTVKTNGIDLHLAEAGKGPLVLLLHGWPESWYSWRHQLQALAEAGYHAVAPDIRGYGRSDKPEALEAYSMKHLVDDAVGVLDALGEQTAVVVGHDWGSAMAWTCAVLRPDRFRAVVGMSVPHLGRAPRPPTQIFQHVFGEKWFYILYFQTPGVAEAEFEADVARTVRAIFAGTPGFDSANPAVQGKKKGDGYLTGLEVPTTLPSWLTEEDLAYFANEFSRSGFRGSLNRYRNMDRDWHELPELATAVIQQPALFLIGEKDPTRAFAPVDAMKTLVPNLRDLRVLPGAGHWIQQERAAEVNAALLSFLKALPA; from the coding sequence ATGGCAGACATCACCCACCGCACCGTCAAGACGAATGGCATCGACCTCCACCTCGCGGAGGCGGGGAAGGGCCCCCTCGTGCTGCTGCTGCATGGCTGGCCAGAGTCCTGGTACTCGTGGCGCCATCAGCTCCAGGCGCTCGCGGAGGCGGGCTACCACGCGGTGGCGCCGGACATTCGTGGCTATGGCCGCAGTGACAAGCCGGAGGCCCTCGAGGCGTACAGCATGAAGCACCTGGTCGACGACGCGGTGGGCGTGCTCGACGCGCTTGGCGAGCAGACCGCGGTGGTCGTCGGCCACGATTGGGGTTCGGCCATGGCCTGGACCTGCGCCGTCCTCCGCCCCGACCGCTTCCGCGCGGTGGTGGGCATGAGCGTCCCTCACCTGGGGCGTGCTCCCAGGCCGCCCACGCAAATCTTCCAGCACGTGTTTGGCGAGAAGTGGTTCTACATCCTCTACTTCCAGACGCCCGGTGTCGCCGAGGCGGAGTTCGAAGCCGACGTCGCCAGGACGGTCCGGGCGATTTTCGCGGGCACTCCTGGCTTCGACTCGGCGAATCCCGCCGTGCAGGGGAAGAAGAAGGGAGACGGGTACCTCACGGGCCTGGAGGTGCCCACGACGTTGCCGTCCTGGCTCACGGAGGAGGACCTCGCGTACTTCGCGAACGAATTCTCCCGAAGCGGGTTTCGGGGCAGCCTCAACCGTTACCGCAACATGGACCGTGACTGGCACGAGCTTCCCGAGCTGGCGACGGCCGTCATCCAGCAGCCCGCGCTCTTCCTCATCGGAGAGAAGGACCCTACGCGCGCCTTCGCTCCCGTGGATGCGATGAAGACCCTGGTGCCGAACCTGCGGGACCTGCGCGTCCTGCCGGGCGCGGGACACTGGATTCAGCAGGAGCGCGCCGCCGAGGTGAACGCCGCGCTGCTGTCCTTCCTGAAGGCGTTGCCTGCCTGA
- a CDS encoding DUF4334 domain-containing protein, whose protein sequence is MTWDEVMESGRIRVEDALALFDSLPTVDLAFMRGTWKGAELQTGHPMDGMLGATGWYGKQFLDAERVHPLLFFTEDRASVFPVNPRKWPSPALRGPAGAYRADVETSDYKARLRMTEYRGKVSATMIYDDWPTLDVFRKGDDATVLGVMDARGMAAPYFFVLRRDTQAPVLARRPAAP, encoded by the coding sequence ATGACCTGGGATGAGGTGATGGAGTCGGGGCGCATCCGTGTCGAAGACGCGCTGGCGTTGTTCGACAGTCTGCCCACGGTGGACCTCGCCTTCATGCGCGGGACGTGGAAGGGCGCCGAGCTTCAGACAGGGCATCCGATGGACGGCATGCTCGGCGCGACCGGCTGGTACGGAAAGCAGTTCCTCGACGCGGAGCGCGTGCACCCGCTGCTCTTCTTCACCGAGGACCGTGCGTCGGTGTTCCCGGTGAACCCTCGCAAGTGGCCCTCGCCAGCCCTGCGGGGCCCCGCGGGCGCGTACCGGGCGGACGTGGAGACCTCGGACTACAAGGCGCGTCTGCGCATGACGGAGTACCGCGGCAAGGTGAGCGCGACGATGATTTACGACGACTGGCCCACGCTCGACGTCTTCCGCAAGGGGGACGACGCCACGGTGCTGGGGGTGATGGACGCGCGGGGCATGGCGGCGCCGTACTTCTTCGTGCTCCGTCGTGACACGCAGGCCCCGGTCCTGGCCCGGAGGCCGGCCGCCCCCTGA
- a CDS encoding DUF1801 domain-containing protein — protein sequence MTNRSDAVERFLRELEHSRKDEVESLRSAILAAHSGISERIKWNAPSFCFKGDDRVTFKLKPRDCVQLIFHRGAKVKSAGGFSFEDRSGLLTWAAEDRAVVTLRDMKDVTAKQAALVQVVVHWMEATSA from the coding sequence ATGACGAACCGGTCAGATGCAGTCGAGCGATTCCTGAGGGAGCTCGAACACTCCCGGAAGGACGAAGTCGAAAGCCTGAGGAGCGCCATTCTCGCGGCCCATTCCGGCATCTCCGAGCGCATCAAATGGAATGCTCCGAGCTTCTGCTTCAAGGGCGATGACCGGGTGACCTTCAAGCTGAAGCCTCGGGACTGCGTCCAGCTCATCTTCCACCGAGGTGCGAAGGTGAAGAGCGCCGGCGGCTTCTCCTTCGAGGACCGCAGCGGGTTGTTGACCTGGGCGGCGGAGGACCGGGCGGTCGTCACGCTTCGAGACATGAAGGACGTGACGGCGAAGCAGGCGGCGCTGGTCCAGGTGGTCGTCCACTGGATGGAGGCGACCTCCGCGTAG
- a CDS encoding GFA family protein, whose translation MSAFGPEAAPMVISGKCHCGNLAFTLVWEPSPEEIPARACGCSFCLEHGGVWTAYPAGALEVVVQDPALVSRYAFETRTAEFHTCSRCGVVPVVTSRIDDRLYAVVNVNAFDGVDPSRIRRGSGTFDGEDVATRLARRKRNWIANVAFVERPS comes from the coding sequence GTGAGCGCCTTCGGACCGGAGGCTGCGCCCATGGTGATTTCGGGGAAGTGCCACTGCGGGAATCTGGCGTTCACGCTCGTGTGGGAGCCCAGCCCTGAAGAGATTCCCGCTCGGGCGTGTGGCTGCTCGTTCTGCCTCGAGCATGGGGGCGTGTGGACGGCGTATCCCGCGGGGGCCCTCGAGGTCGTGGTCCAGGACCCGGCGCTCGTCTCCCGGTATGCCTTCGAAACCCGGACGGCGGAGTTCCACACCTGCTCCCGGTGCGGCGTCGTACCCGTGGTGACGAGCCGCATCGATGACCGCCTCTACGCGGTGGTGAACGTGAATGCCTTCGACGGAGTCGACCCTTCGCGGATTCGCCGCGGCTCGGGCACCTTCGACGGTGAAGACGTGGCGACGCGGCTCGCGCGCCGGAAGCGCAACTGGATCGCCAACGTGGCGTTCGTTGAACGGCCGTCCTGA